GTGTTTTAGCCGCCATACACGTTTCATAAATCTTTTCCTGCTCATCGATATCATCGAGTGCCCCGATCACCAAAAAACGCCCTTCTATATCGTTCAGTTCGTATGTTCGCTCTATTATTTCAATCGGATAGCTGTTTGAAAGTGCCCGAATCTCGTCATGAACCACAGGGGCAATGAGCATTAATCGAGGAGAAAACTTTACCAATTGCTCGATTTTTCGTAACGCAACTTCCCCTCCCCCTATCATCAAACAATCTTGATCTTTTAAATCAACGAACATCGGAAACAGTGCCATTTTTTGATCCTTTAAATTGAGACAACGCATTGATTAAAAAATAATCATAAATTTGTTTTACTTATCGATATTTTACACTATTATTTTTACAGATAAAAAAGTCTGAATATAGACTTGAAGGAAAATACAATGAACGGAAAACTTTATTTGATCGGATGCGGTCCGGGTGATGCTGATTTACTGACCCTCAAAGCTCTTAAAACGATTAACATGCTCGATATTGCATTGATTGACCATCTTCTCACCCAGGAGATCATCGATCTGATTCCGTCTCAGACCAAAGTCGTCTTTGTAGGGAAAGAGAAAGGGAAACATAGTTTTCCGCAAGAAACGATCAATACTATGATTGCCGAATACGCTCACCAGGGATACACCGTCGGCCGGCTCAAATGCGGTGATCCCTATATCTTCGGACGCGGAACCGAAGAGGCGATTTACGCCATGTCCAACGGTATCGAAACGGAAGTAATTCCGGGAATCTCATCGGCACTCTCCGGCCCGCTTTCGGTAGGAATCGCTCCGACGGCTCGCGGTGTCAGCACAGGTGTCTCGGTCGTGTCGGCGCACTTGTCGGGAGACCGTGTGAACCTCTCATGGATTCCGATGCTCGGAGTGAGCGACCATACTACTGTGGTCTTGATGGGTCTCAGCCGTATACGTCAAATCGTCAAAGAAGCAGTGGATCAGGGAATCGATCCCCATCTCCCCGTCGCGATCATCTCCAACGCCACCACGTCGATCCAAAGTTCCATCATAACGACCCTCAGTGAGCTTGTTACAACGGCAAAAGGAGCACCG
The window above is part of the Sulfuricurvum sp. genome. Proteins encoded here:
- a CDS encoding bifunctional precorrin-2 dehydrogenase/sirohydrochlorin ferrochelatase, translating into MALFPMFVDLKDQDCLMIGGGEVALRKIEQLVKFSPRLMLIAPVVHDEIRALSNSYPIEIIERTYELNDIEGRFLVIGALDDIDEQEKIYETCMAAKTPVNCVDSPALCSFIFPALIVEGDLCVGINTAGRAPAVSSALRKYLTSVIPEGIHELIDKVHRIRQNEPVGKSRQEKIIGMCREFFSRVKS
- the cobA gene encoding uroporphyrinogen-III C-methyltransferase, producing the protein MNGKLYLIGCGPGDADLLTLKALKTINMLDIALIDHLLTQEIIDLIPSQTKVVFVGKEKGKHSFPQETINTMIAEYAHQGYTVGRLKCGDPYIFGRGTEEAIYAMSNGIETEVIPGISSALSGPLSVGIAPTARGVSTGVSVVSAHLSGDRVNLSWIPMLGVSDHTTVVLMGLSRIRQIVKEAVDQGIDPHLPVAIISNATTSIQSSIITTLSELVTTAKGAPKPAILVFGEVVNLSQVLPKYRYEPKEVSYDIANAG